In one window of Streptomyces sp. FXJ1.172 DNA:
- a CDS encoding L,D-transpeptidase, which yields MRHVQGRARRAGAALAAVLAVLAGAALLAGCSGGIGPFGPGGMFGDPPAAGGVIRVSPDDGGKDVRPDRRLRVTVPDGHLVRVGVVKSQDAQDSPVAGRISPDGRTWQPDDDRLALAAKYTVDVVAYDARGRRSARHTTFTTLVPDQRFIAYVTPENRATVGTGMIVSLSFSREIADRAAVERAVRVSAQPPVEIRPHWFGGSRLDFRPEQYWKPGTAVTVDLHLRDVQGAPGIYGLQDKSFAFTIGRSQVSLVNAAQHTMQVRRDGQLLATVPITAGAPQHPTYNGKMVVMDMQDVTRMNSRTVGFGGEYDIPDVPHAMKLTDSGTFVHGNYWSPGAPGHVNVSHGCVGLMDVRGGRSDTPAGWFFDRSLIGDVVEVVGSNDRTVAADNGLGGWNMTWKEWKAGGAEK from the coding sequence GTGAGGCACGTACAAGGACGCGCACGGCGCGCGGGGGCCGCGCTGGCGGCGGTACTGGCGGTACTGGCGGGGGCGGCACTGCTGGCGGGCTGCTCCGGGGGCATCGGCCCGTTCGGGCCGGGCGGGATGTTCGGCGATCCCCCGGCAGCGGGGGGCGTCATCCGCGTCAGCCCCGACGACGGCGGCAAGGACGTCCGCCCGGACCGGCGCCTGCGGGTCACGGTGCCGGACGGGCACCTGGTGCGGGTGGGCGTCGTCAAGTCGCAGGACGCACAGGACTCCCCGGTCGCCGGCCGCATCAGCCCCGACGGACGGACCTGGCAGCCGGACGACGACCGGCTCGCGCTCGCCGCGAAGTACACCGTCGACGTGGTGGCGTACGACGCCCGGGGCCGCCGCTCGGCCCGGCACACCACCTTCACCACCCTCGTCCCCGACCAGCGGTTCATCGCCTACGTCACCCCCGAGAACCGCGCCACCGTCGGCACCGGCATGATCGTCTCGCTGTCCTTCAGCCGGGAGATCGCCGACCGCGCCGCCGTCGAACGCGCCGTCCGCGTGAGCGCGCAGCCGCCCGTCGAGATCCGGCCGCACTGGTTCGGCGGGAGCCGCCTGGACTTCCGCCCCGAGCAGTACTGGAAACCCGGCACCGCGGTCACCGTCGACCTGCACCTGAGGGACGTCCAAGGGGCGCCCGGCATCTATGGACTGCAGGACAAGTCCTTCGCCTTCACCATCGGCCGCAGTCAGGTCTCCCTGGTGAACGCCGCGCAGCACACCATGCAGGTACGGCGCGACGGCCAGCTGCTCGCCACCGTGCCGATCACCGCGGGCGCCCCGCAGCACCCGACGTACAACGGCAAGATGGTGGTGATGGACATGCAGGACGTCACCCGCATGAACAGCCGCACGGTCGGCTTCGGCGGCGAGTACGACATCCCCGACGTCCCGCACGCCATGAAGCTCACCGACTCCGGGACCTTCGTGCACGGCAACTACTGGTCGCCGGGCGCCCCCGGGCACGTCAACGTCAGTCACGGGTGCGTGGGTCTCATGGACGTCAGGGGCGGCCGTTCGGACACGCCCGCGGGCTGGTTCTTCGACCGCAGTCTCATCGGTGACGTCGTCGAAGTGGTGGGCAGCAACGACAGGACGGTGGCCGCGGACAACGGTCTCGGCGGGTGGAACATGACCTGGAAGGAGTGGAAAGCGGGCGGCGCGGAGAAGT